In one Lysobacter alkalisoli genomic region, the following are encoded:
- the xerC gene encoding tyrosine recombinase XerC encodes MNAIEDFLAHLRVERQMSMHTLDAYRRDLDALRAWADPQALDVMMLDAGHLRAFVAAEHRRGLSPKSLQRRLSACRSFYAWLLKQGRIAASPAAAIRAPKAPRKLPQVLDPDEAKALVEVPTDAPLGLRDRALLELFYSSGLRLSELCGLRWRDLDLADALVHVTGKGNKQRSVPLGSHARRALAEWRASTVSAATGASDDAPVFPGRNGPITPRAVQLRLAKLARQQGLFKRVHPHLLRHSFASHILESSGDLRGVQELLGHADIATTQIYTHLDYQHLANVYDAAHPRAKRKR; translated from the coding sequence ATGAACGCGATCGAAGATTTCCTCGCCCACCTGCGCGTCGAGCGGCAGATGTCCATGCACACGCTCGATGCCTACCGCCGCGACCTCGACGCGCTGCGCGCCTGGGCCGACCCGCAAGCGCTCGACGTGATGATGCTGGACGCCGGGCACCTGCGCGCCTTCGTTGCTGCCGAACACCGCCGCGGGTTGTCGCCCAAGAGCCTGCAGCGGCGCCTGTCGGCCTGTCGCAGCTTCTATGCCTGGCTCCTGAAGCAGGGCCGCATCGCCGCCAGCCCGGCCGCCGCGATCCGCGCGCCGAAAGCGCCGCGCAAGCTGCCGCAGGTGCTCGACCCGGACGAGGCCAAGGCCCTGGTCGAGGTGCCGACCGATGCCCCGCTCGGCCTGCGCGACCGCGCCCTGCTGGAGTTGTTCTATTCCTCCGGCCTGCGCCTGTCGGAGCTGTGCGGCCTGCGCTGGCGCGACCTCGATCTCGCCGATGCGCTGGTGCACGTAACCGGCAAGGGCAACAAGCAGCGCAGCGTGCCACTGGGCTCGCATGCACGACGGGCGCTGGCCGAATGGCGCGCATCCACTGTTTCCGCTGCAACCGGCGCGTCCGACGACGCCCCGGTGTTCCCCGGCCGCAACGGTCCGATCACACCGCGCGCAGTGCAGCTGCGGCTGGCCAAGCTGGCCCGCCAACAGGGCCTGTTCAAGCGCGTGCATCCGCACCTGCTGCGGCACTCCTTCGCCAGCCATATCCTCGAATCCTCCGGCGACCTGCGTGGGGTGCAGGAGTTACTCGGCCATGCCGACATCGCCACCACCCAGATCTACACCCACCTGGACTACCAGCACCTGGCGAACGTCTACGATGCCGCGCACCCGCGCGCGAAGCGGAAGCGCTGA
- a CDS encoding YbaN family protein, translating to MQESESAPIRFRWAWWLLAYASLGLGLVGIVVPGLPTVPFVLLSAWAAARGSQRLHRWLLAHRQFGPMIRDWQAQGAVSRRAKWLATTMMSACAVIMFLTAPKLWMAATGTGIMAVVATWLWLRPEPRREPH from the coding sequence ATGCAGGAATCCGAATCCGCCCCCATCCGCTTCCGCTGGGCCTGGTGGCTGCTGGCCTACGCCAGTCTCGGCCTGGGCCTGGTCGGCATCGTCGTGCCGGGATTGCCGACGGTGCCGTTCGTGCTGCTGTCGGCCTGGGCCGCCGCGCGTGGTTCCCAGCGCCTGCATCGCTGGCTGCTCGCGCATCGCCAGTTCGGGCCGATGATCCGCGACTGGCAGGCGCAGGGCGCGGTCAGCCGGCGGGCCAAGTGGCTGGCCACGACCATGATGTCGGCCTGTGCGGTGATCATGTTCCTGACCGCGCCGAAGCTGTGGATGGCCGCCACCGGTACCGGGATCATGGCGGTGGTTGCGACCTGGCTGTGGCTGCGGCCTGAACCGCGGCGTGAACCACACTGA
- a CDS encoding SDR family NAD(P)-dependent oxidoreductase, which produces MTTISRRELLGAGLAATALAAGSRVATASAAPTVQARGRLDGKVAIITGATSGIGRSTALAFAREGARVGFCGRREALGREVEAEIRAAGGEAMYVRADVTVPADVRDFVDAVAERYGGLHVAFNNAGITGRFQPLHELSLEEWETIYQTNTRGVFLSMQRQIPHMLRSGGGSIILTSSLHERSTRPGAGGYATSKRALMGLAQAAALDYGMQGIRANVIAPGIIDTALFRNATGASPELAEQSRLKVDAFQRIGEPEEIADVALWLASDESRYMTGASVLADGGVLAGL; this is translated from the coding sequence ATGACCACGATCTCCCGCCGTGAACTGCTGGGCGCCGGCCTGGCCGCGACCGCTCTGGCCGCCGGCTCCCGCGTCGCTACCGCGTCTGCCGCACCGACCGTCCAGGCTCGCGGCCGCCTCGATGGCAAGGTCGCGATCATCACCGGCGCCACCTCCGGCATCGGACGCTCGACTGCGCTGGCCTTCGCCCGCGAAGGTGCCCGGGTCGGCTTCTGTGGGCGACGCGAAGCGCTGGGCCGCGAAGTCGAGGCGGAAATCCGTGCCGCCGGTGGCGAGGCGATGTACGTGCGCGCCGACGTCACCGTGCCGGCCGACGTGCGCGACTTCGTCGATGCGGTGGCCGAACGCTATGGCGGGCTGCATGTCGCCTTCAACAATGCCGGGATCACCGGCCGTTTCCAGCCCCTGCACGAACTGTCCCTGGAAGAGTGGGAAACGATCTACCAGACCAATACCCGCGGCGTGTTCCTGTCGATGCAACGGCAGATCCCGCACATGCTGCGCAGCGGGGGCGGCAGCATCATCCTGACCTCGTCGCTGCACGAACGCAGTACCCGTCCCGGCGCGGGCGGCTATGCGACGAGCAAGCGGGCCTTGATGGGCCTGGCCCAGGCCGCCGCGCTCGACTACGGCATGCAGGGCATCCGCGCCAACGTGATCGCCCCCGGGATCATCGATACCGCCCTGTTCCGCAACGCCACCGGTGCATCGCCGGAACTGGCCGAACAGTCGCGGTTGAAGGTCGATGCGTTCCAGCGCATCGGCGAGCCCGAGGAGATCGCCGACGTCGCGCTATGGTTGGCCAGCGACGAAAGCCGCTACATGACAGGCGCCTCGGTGCTGGCGGACGGGGGCGTGCTGGCCGGCCTGTAG
- the hslV gene encoding ATP-dependent protease subunit HslV produces MDPSQNPNVFHATTIVSVRRDGRVAVAGDGQVTLGHTVMKANARKVRRLGRDGQVLAGFAGAAADAFTLFELFEAKLEKHGQLARAAVEMAKDWRTERRLGKLEALLAVADKDTSLVISGTGDVIEPEDGIIAIGSGGMYALSAARALIMHTQLDARTIATEAINIAGDVCIYTNRNVVIEEL; encoded by the coding sequence ATGGACCCCAGCCAGAATCCCAACGTCTTCCACGCCACCACCATCGTCTCGGTGCGTCGCGACGGCCGCGTCGCGGTCGCCGGCGATGGCCAGGTGACCCTCGGCCACACGGTGATGAAGGCCAACGCGCGCAAGGTGCGCAGGCTCGGCCGCGACGGCCAGGTGCTGGCCGGTTTTGCCGGGGCCGCCGCCGACGCATTCACCCTGTTCGAACTGTTCGAGGCCAAGCTGGAGAAACACGGCCAGCTGGCTCGCGCCGCGGTTGAGATGGCCAAGGATTGGCGCACCGAGCGCCGGCTCGGCAAGCTCGAAGCACTGCTCGCGGTCGCCGACAAGGACACCTCCCTGGTGATCAGCGGCACCGGCGACGTGATCGAGCCGGAGGACGGCATCATCGCGATAGGCTCCGGCGGCATGTACGCGCTGTCCGCCGCGCGCGCGCTGATCATGCATACGCAACTTGATGCCAGGACCATCGCCACCGAGGCGATCAACATCGCCGGCGATGTGTGCATCTACACCAACCGCAACGTCGTGATCGAAGAGCTCTGA
- a CDS encoding DUF484 family protein — MKTGSETQEKLGAHEVAAWLRRHPNFLKQFPDLALSLVVPRDEGSAASLASYQLEVLRDKNRELSRRLQELFFNAQENERLAVRTHQLALVLMRQTSAADTLRAMAATLAEEFNGDMVRLVMLKPVEGLDNAEWLQVIAEGDEALTPFRDGLADGEPLCGRLQPEKNAVLYGARSEQVMSSALLPLPGVGLVAVGSHDANRFYPGMGTLFLRMMGESLVTALKRYDD; from the coding sequence ATGAAGACAGGTTCTGAGACCCAGGAAAAGCTCGGCGCGCACGAGGTCGCGGCCTGGCTGCGGCGGCACCCGAATTTCCTCAAGCAGTTCCCGGACCTGGCGCTGAGCCTGGTGGTGCCGCGCGACGAGGGCTCTGCGGCCTCGCTGGCCAGCTACCAGCTTGAGGTGCTGCGCGACAAGAACCGCGAGCTGTCGCGGCGCCTGCAGGAATTGTTCTTCAATGCACAGGAGAACGAGCGCCTTGCGGTGCGCACCCATCAGCTGGCGCTGGTGCTGATGCGCCAGACCAGCGCCGCCGACACCCTGCGCGCGATGGCGGCGACGCTGGCGGAGGAGTTCAACGGCGACATGGTGCGGCTGGTGATGCTGAAGCCGGTCGAGGGCCTCGACAATGCCGAATGGCTGCAGGTGATCGCCGAGGGCGATGAAGCCTTGACGCCGTTCCGCGATGGTCTCGCCGACGGCGAACCGCTCTGCGGCCGCCTGCAACCGGAGAAGAACGCGGTGCTGTACGGCGCGCGCAGCGAGCAGGTGATGTCCTCCGCCTTGCTGCCGCTGCCCGGCGTCGGCCTGGTCGCGGTCGGCAGCCATGACGCAAACCGTTTCTACCCCGGCATGGGGACCCTGTTCCTGCGCATGATGGGTGAGTCGCTGGTGACGGCATTGAAGAGGTATGACGACTGA
- a CDS encoding S9 family peptidase, whose product MKPTLLLAAVLMSLTACSGKPAAELPAPPDADQRPHVVKAPHGAEREDEYYWLRDDKREDKAMLAYLEAENAYADAVMAPLKPLEDKLYDEIVGRIKQDDSSVPYRERGWWYYTRFDTGKDYPIHARRKDGPGIDATSIQKANDSGDFADEQILLDVNALAEGKDYYAASARTVSQDNTLLAYAEDLNGRRQYTVRIKNLETGELYPDEIKGVSANLVWADDNRTLFYVENDPETLLTKRVKKHVLGTPVADDVLVYEETDDSFYMGIGRTRDDRFIVIGVSSTVSDELRHAPAADPREFTVLSARARDVEYDADHHDGRWVIRTNADGAKNFKVVTAPTGSTSRKDWKDWIAHRDDVFIDGVELFDGFTAIGERSEGLERLRVVRGTPGGTGGAEEYVKADEPAYSMGLSANPEPDSEWLRYSYTSMTTPGTVYELNTKTGERRMLKREPVIGYDPEQYVTERLWATARDGTKVPVSLVYRKGFKRDGSAALLQYAYGSYGSSSDPGFNSTVVSLLDRGMVYAIAHIRGGQEMGRAWYDDGKLFNKVNTFTDFIDVTKYLVEQKYAAPDRVAAYGGSAGGLLMGAISNMSPETYTVILSQVPFVDVVTTMLDPSIPLTTNEYDEWGNPEQKDYYDYMLSYSPYDNLKAQAYPAMFIGTGLWDSQVQYWEPAKYVARLRDMNTSDNTVVFRTNMEAGHGGKSGRFRRFRERAEMYAFMLDRLGVDAAAQ is encoded by the coding sequence ATGAAACCCACACTCCTGCTAGCCGCCGTCCTCATGAGCCTGACTGCCTGCTCCGGCAAACCCGCCGCCGAACTGCCCGCCCCGCCCGATGCCGACCAGCGGCCCCACGTGGTCAAGGCCCCGCACGGCGCCGAGCGCGAGGACGAGTACTACTGGCTGCGCGACGACAAGCGCGAGGACAAGGCCATGCTGGCCTACCTGGAGGCCGAGAACGCCTACGCCGACGCGGTCATGGCCCCGCTCAAGCCGCTGGAGGACAAGCTCTACGACGAAATCGTCGGTCGCATCAAGCAGGACGACAGCTCGGTGCCGTATCGCGAGCGCGGCTGGTGGTACTACACCCGCTTCGACACCGGCAAGGACTATCCGATCCACGCCCGCCGCAAGGACGGCCCCGGCATCGATGCGACCTCGATCCAGAAGGCCAACGACTCCGGTGATTTTGCCGATGAGCAGATCCTGCTCGATGTCAACGCCCTGGCCGAAGGCAAGGATTACTACGCCGCCAGCGCTCGAACGGTGAGCCAGGACAACACCCTGCTTGCCTACGCCGAGGACCTCAACGGTCGTCGCCAGTACACCGTACGCATCAAGAACCTCGAAACCGGCGAGCTGTACCCGGACGAGATCAAGGGCGTCTCGGCCAACCTGGTCTGGGCCGACGACAACAGGACCCTGTTCTACGTAGAGAACGACCCCGAGACCCTGCTGACCAAGCGGGTCAAGAAGCACGTGCTTGGCACTCCGGTCGCCGACGACGTGCTGGTCTACGAGGAAACCGACGACAGCTTCTACATGGGCATCGGCCGCACCCGCGACGATCGTTTCATCGTCATCGGCGTGTCGAGCACGGTGTCGGACGAGTTGCGTCATGCCCCGGCCGCCGATCCGCGCGAGTTCACCGTTCTGTCCGCGCGCGCGCGCGACGTCGAGTACGACGCCGACCACCACGACGGCCGCTGGGTGATCCGCACCAATGCTGACGGCGCGAAGAACTTCAAGGTCGTCACCGCCCCGACCGGCTCGACCTCACGCAAGGACTGGAAGGACTGGATCGCGCACCGCGACGATGTGTTCATCGACGGCGTCGAACTGTTCGACGGCTTCACCGCGATCGGCGAGCGTTCCGAGGGCCTGGAGCGGCTGCGCGTCGTGCGCGGCACGCCGGGCGGGACCGGCGGCGCCGAGGAGTACGTCAAGGCCGACGAGCCGGCCTACTCGATGGGCCTGTCGGCCAACCCGGAGCCGGACAGCGAGTGGCTGCGCTACAGCTACACCTCGATGACCACGCCGGGCACCGTCTACGAGCTCAACACGAAGACCGGCGAGCGCCGCATGCTCAAGCGCGAGCCGGTGATCGGCTACGACCCCGAGCAGTACGTGACCGAACGCCTGTGGGCGACCGCACGCGACGGCACGAAGGTGCCGGTGTCGCTGGTCTACAGGAAGGGCTTCAAGCGCGACGGCAGCGCCGCGCTGCTGCAGTACGCCTACGGCAGCTACGGTTCCTCGAGCGATCCGGGCTTCAACAGCACCGTGGTCAGCCTGCTCGACCGCGGTATGGTCTACGCCATCGCCCACATCCGCGGCGGCCAGGAAATGGGCCGGGCCTGGTACGACGACGGCAAGCTGTTCAACAAGGTCAACACCTTCACCGACTTCATCGACGTGACGAAGTACCTGGTCGAGCAGAAGTACGCCGCGCCCGACCGCGTCGCCGCCTATGGCGGCAGCGCCGGCGGCCTGCTGATGGGCGCGATCTCGAACATGTCGCCGGAGACGTATACGGTGATTCTGTCGCAGGTGCCGTTCGTCGACGTGGTCACCACCATGCTCGACCCGAGCATCCCGCTGACCACCAACGAGTACGACGAGTGGGGCAACCCCGAGCAGAAGGACTACTACGACTACATGTTGTCGTATTCGCCCTACGACAACCTGAAGGCCCAGGCCTATCCGGCGATGTTCATCGGCACCGGCCTGTGGGACTCGCAGGTGCAGTACTGGGAGCCGGCCAAGTATGTCGCCCGGCTGCGCGACATGAATACGTCGGACAACACCGTCGTGTTCCGCACCAACATGGAAGCCGGCCACGGCGGCAAGTCCGGCCGCTTCCGTCGCTTCCGCGAGCGCGCGGAGATGTATGCCTTCATGCTCGACCGGCTGGGCGTGGACGCGGCGGCGCAGTAA
- the hslU gene encoding ATP-dependent protease ATPase subunit HslU, translated as MTPREIVQELDRHIIGQHSAKRAVAIALRNRWRRAQLDDELRNEVMPKNILMIGPTGVGKTEIARRLATLANAPFVKVEATRFTEVGYVGKDVEQIVRDLADTAVKLYREQAKQRVRTQAEERAEDRILDALLPRRSTSANSFGFNLAEAAKDEPSAQDNAPDDGTRAKLRRQLRAGELDEREIEIEAAVNVGVDIMAPPGMEEMGQQLRQMFSQVAGNKTHTKTLPIKAARKQLIEDEAARLVNEEEVREAAIEACEQHGIVFIDEIDKVAKRSEAGLSGGDVSREGVQRDLLPLVEGSTVSTKYGPVKTDHILFIASGAFHLAKPSDLIPELQGRFPIRVELGALSKDDFVRILTEPKAALTLQYVELMKTEGVGLRFTDDAVERLAEIAATVNERQENIGARRLHTVLERLLDVLSYEAPDRDGQSVNIDRAYVDDHLGELVQDPDLSRYIL; from the coding sequence ATGACCCCGCGCGAGATCGTGCAGGAGCTCGACCGCCACATCATCGGCCAGCATTCAGCCAAGCGCGCGGTCGCGATCGCGCTGCGCAACCGCTGGCGCCGCGCGCAGCTCGACGATGAGCTACGCAACGAGGTGATGCCCAAGAACATCCTGATGATCGGCCCGACCGGCGTCGGCAAGACCGAGATCGCGCGCCGGCTGGCGACACTCGCCAACGCGCCGTTCGTCAAGGTCGAGGCGACCCGCTTCACCGAGGTCGGCTACGTCGGCAAGGACGTCGAACAGATCGTCCGCGACCTCGCCGACACCGCGGTCAAGCTGTATCGCGAGCAGGCCAAGCAGCGCGTGCGCACCCAGGCCGAGGAGCGTGCCGAGGACCGTATCCTCGATGCGCTGCTGCCGCGCCGCAGCACCAGTGCCAACTCGTTCGGTTTCAACCTTGCCGAGGCGGCCAAGGACGAACCCTCGGCGCAGGACAACGCCCCCGACGACGGCACCCGCGCCAAGCTGCGCCGGCAACTGCGTGCCGGCGAACTGGACGAGCGCGAGATCGAGATCGAAGCCGCGGTCAATGTCGGCGTCGACATCATGGCGCCGCCCGGCATGGAGGAGATGGGCCAGCAGCTGCGGCAGATGTTCTCCCAGGTCGCCGGCAACAAGACCCACACGAAGACCCTGCCGATCAAGGCCGCGCGCAAGCAGCTGATCGAGGACGAGGCGGCGCGCCTGGTCAACGAGGAGGAAGTGCGCGAGGCGGCGATCGAGGCCTGCGAACAGCACGGCATCGTCTTCATCGACGAGATCGACAAAGTCGCCAAACGCAGCGAGGCCGGCCTGAGCGGCGGCGATGTCAGCCGCGAGGGCGTGCAGCGCGACCTGCTGCCACTGGTCGAGGGCTCCACCGTCAGCACCAAGTACGGCCCGGTCAAGACCGACCACATCCTGTTCATCGCCTCGGGCGCGTTCCACCTGGCCAAGCCCAGCGACCTGATCCCGGAACTGCAGGGCCGCTTTCCGATCCGGGTCGAGCTGGGCGCGCTAAGCAAGGACGACTTCGTCCGCATTCTGACCGAGCCGAAGGCGGCGCTGACCCTGCAGTACGTCGAGCTGATGAAAACCGAAGGCGTCGGCCTGCGCTTCACCGACGATGCGGTCGAGCGGCTGGCCGAGATCGCCGCCACCGTCAACGAGCGCCAGGAGAACATCGGTGCCCGTCGCCTGCACACCGTACTCGAACGCCTGCTCGACGTGCTCAGCTACGAGGCCCCCGATCGCGACGGCCAGTCGGTCAACATCGACCGCGCCTATGTCGACGATCATCTCGGCGAGTTGGTGCAGGACCCGGATCTGAGTCGATACATCCTCTGA
- a CDS encoding LysR family transcriptional regulator codes for MNEFPILTPARLREMVGFAAVARHLSFARAAAEVGCTPSVLSRRIASLERTVGGPVFLRSTRQVSLTPLGETLLADYRVLEAALGDLNARLASQHAEPAGLVRLHVPTTYGRRRIAPLLAGFMARYPRIRLDVVFDDGFADLIALRVDVAVRIGRLADSRLVARGLGPVHRVLCASPAYLEQAPGLVRPEDLARHRCLAFTPLQSGALWTLERGRQRRSVRVQPVLATNNADALQAAVLDGAGIALLADFVIGENIASGRLVEVLPQWHLLQPTVQLVWVAGADRAPRVRALIDYLGEHLGGVAVDDAGVRAAQAPA; via the coding sequence ATGAACGAATTCCCGATACTGACCCCGGCCCGGCTGCGCGAAATGGTGGGTTTCGCGGCGGTGGCACGGCACCTGAGTTTCGCGCGCGCGGCAGCCGAGGTCGGCTGCACGCCTTCGGTGCTGAGCCGGCGTATCGCCAGCCTCGAGCGGACCGTGGGCGGCCCGGTGTTCCTGCGTTCGACCCGCCAGGTGTCGCTGACCCCGTTGGGCGAGACCTTGCTGGCCGACTACCGTGTGCTGGAAGCTGCGCTCGGTGACTTGAATGCCCGGCTTGCCTCGCAGCATGCCGAGCCGGCCGGCCTTGTCCGCCTGCACGTACCGACGACCTACGGGCGGCGCCGGATCGCGCCGTTGCTGGCAGGCTTCATGGCCCGGTATCCGCGAATCCGGCTCGATGTGGTGTTCGACGACGGCTTTGCCGACCTGATCGCCTTGCGCGTCGATGTCGCCGTCCGGATCGGTCGTCTTGCCGATTCGCGACTGGTGGCGCGCGGTCTTGGACCTGTCCATCGCGTGCTCTGCGCATCGCCGGCTTACCTGGAACAAGCGCCGGGACTGGTGCGGCCGGAGGACCTCGCCCGTCATCGGTGCCTTGCCTTCACCCCGCTGCAAAGCGGCGCGTTGTGGACGCTCGAGCGTGGCCGGCAGCGGCGTTCGGTGCGGGTGCAGCCGGTGCTTGCGACCAACAACGCCGACGCCCTCCAGGCCGCGGTGCTTGATGGTGCCGGCATCGCATTGCTGGCGGACTTCGTCATCGGTGAGAACATCGCGTCGGGGCGGCTGGTGGAAGTGCTGCCGCAGTGGCATCTGCTGCAGCCGACGGTGCAGCTGGTCTGGGTGGCCGGGGCCGACCGGGCGCCACGGGTGCGAGCCCTGATCGACTACCTCGGCGAGCATCTGGGCGGTGTGGCGGTGGACGACGCAGGCGTGCGCGCAGCCCAAGCCCCGGCCTGA
- the lptM gene encoding LPS translocon maturation chaperone LptM codes for MNARNALLLLISVLLLVGCGVKGPLVQAPRETTVDLDAVPEAPADTEDDEVFDDFPEEDYDPAR; via the coding sequence ATGAACGCACGCAACGCACTCCTGCTACTGATATCGGTCCTGCTGCTGGTCGGCTGTGGCGTCAAGGGGCCGCTGGTCCAGGCGCCTCGTGAAACAACGGTCGATCTCGACGCCGTGCCCGAAGCGCCGGCCGATACCGAGGATGACGAGGTCTTCGACGACTTCCCCGAAGAAGACTACGACCCGGCACGCTGA
- the dapF gene encoding diaminopimelate epimerase, with amino-acid sequence MGGPRQAANPRSLHFSKMHGAGNDFVVLDLRGGRPAPSPALCRALADRHTGVGCDQILTVEDAAAPGAVAVYGIWNADGSRSQQCGNGARCIAAWLVRDGAVQAPEFLLDSPAGRHPVRRLDADRFRIELGVPDFEPAHIPMRGFDAARDRYRAGDPALPEFGAVSMGNPHALVEVEDVDAAPVADVGPALQRDETFPESVNVGFAQVVARDRVRLRVYERGVGETLACGSGACAAAVVLMKRGRIDRVAAIELPGGELRIEWPADDAPVAMTGPTAFVFEGEWHEDRF; translated from the coding sequence ATGGGCGGTCCTCGGCAAGCGGCGAACCCCCGCAGCCTGCATTTCAGCAAGATGCACGGCGCCGGCAATGACTTCGTCGTGCTCGACCTGCGCGGCGGCCGGCCCGCGCCATCGCCGGCACTGTGCCGTGCGTTGGCCGACCGACATACCGGTGTCGGCTGCGACCAGATACTGACCGTCGAGGACGCCGCCGCACCCGGGGCGGTTGCTGTCTATGGCATCTGGAACGCCGACGGTTCGCGTTCGCAGCAGTGCGGCAACGGCGCGCGCTGCATCGCCGCCTGGCTGGTGCGCGACGGTGCCGTGCAAGCCCCTGAATTCCTGCTCGACAGTCCTGCCGGCCGGCATCCGGTACGGCGGCTCGATGCGGACCGCTTCCGCATCGAGCTGGGGGTGCCGGATTTCGAGCCTGCGCACATCCCGATGCGTGGTTTCGATGCCGCCCGCGACCGCTACCGCGCCGGCGATCCGGCGCTGCCCGAGTTCGGTGCGGTGTCGATGGGCAACCCGCATGCGCTGGTCGAGGTCGAAGACGTCGATGCCGCGCCGGTCGCCGATGTCGGCCCTGCGCTGCAGCGTGATGAAACGTTCCCGGAGTCGGTCAACGTCGGCTTCGCCCAGGTCGTCGCGCGCGATCGCGTGCGCCTGCGCGTGTACGAACGCGGCGTCGGCGAGACCCTGGCCTGCGGCAGCGGCGCCTGTGCGGCAGCGGTGGTGCTGATGAAGCGCGGCCGCATCGACCGCGTGGCGGCGATCGAGCTGCCTGGCGGAGAGTTGCGTATCGAGTGGCCGGCCGACGATGCTCCGGTGGCGATGACCGGACCGACTGCATTCGTATTCGAAGGAGAGTGGCATGAAGACAGGTTCTGA